In one Euzebya tangerina genomic region, the following are encoded:
- a CDS encoding DUF4350 domain-containing protein, translated as MSATGVSSASETAGTTSAPAGSTPAAADAPASRPARYRRDDIGGQRAARYRTWRRYLIGAVVLLVVIILIGPRSQTGMPLDPRSTEPGGVRGIIDVLEELGVDARIAGGAPRESDGVALLIRDDLGEQQRSEVEEWVQRGGRLILADPLSELGPDVVGQTSIAFTEPTIEPACDDPFVTGVERVAVSGALVFDLPDGATGCFPRNDGFFMIRVPAGEGERIVLGGQATLTNSLLGTEDTAVLLVNLLTPDSAAGLHVIEPDGEGLPGESLGDLLPDQVGLALWQIPIAWVALVWWRARRFGRPVAEEQPVRIEASETTVAVGNLLSTAELAPEAAAIIRARVHRDMTRRLGISGQADAETFVAVVADRTDISPQVLRALLVDPLPYDDAGLVRYANLAGHTVARITQRVTPLGPPPAGTPPSDPDDPLDQARPT; from the coding sequence GTGAGCGCGACGGGCGTCTCGTCTGCGTCGGAAACCGCCGGCACGACCTCGGCCCCCGCTGGTTCGACCCCGGCAGCAGCAGACGCACCAGCCTCACGACCGGCTCGATACCGTCGGGACGACATCGGAGGCCAGCGAGCAGCCCGCTACCGGACCTGGCGCCGCTACCTCATCGGCGCGGTCGTCCTGCTGGTCGTGATCATCTTGATCGGTCCGCGCAGCCAGACCGGAATGCCGCTTGATCCGAGATCGACGGAGCCCGGTGGGGTCCGCGGGATCATCGACGTCCTCGAGGAGTTGGGCGTTGACGCACGGATCGCTGGTGGTGCACCCCGGGAGAGCGACGGCGTGGCGTTGCTCATCCGTGACGATCTGGGCGAGCAGCAGCGGAGTGAGGTGGAGGAGTGGGTGCAGCGTGGTGGCCGACTGATCCTGGCCGACCCGCTCAGCGAGCTCGGCCCCGACGTCGTGGGACAGACCAGCATCGCCTTCACCGAGCCGACGATCGAGCCGGCCTGCGACGACCCCTTCGTGACCGGTGTCGAGCGCGTTGCTGTCTCGGGAGCACTCGTCTTCGACCTGCCCGATGGCGCAACCGGGTGCTTCCCGCGCAACGACGGCTTCTTCATGATCCGGGTGCCGGCTGGCGAGGGAGAGCGGATCGTGCTCGGGGGTCAGGCAACGCTGACCAACAGCCTGCTGGGCACCGAGGACACCGCGGTCCTCCTCGTGAACCTGCTGACACCGGACAGCGCTGCGGGGCTCCACGTCATCGAACCAGACGGCGAGGGCCTTCCGGGGGAGTCGCTGGGCGACCTGCTGCCCGATCAGGTCGGGCTGGCGCTGTGGCAGATCCCCATCGCCTGGGTGGCGCTGGTGTGGTGGCGCGCCCGCCGGTTCGGCCGTCCGGTCGCCGAGGAGCAGCCGGTCCGCATCGAGGCGTCCGAGACCACCGTTGCGGTCGGCAACCTCCTGTCCACCGCGGAGCTGGCCCCCGAGGCCGCCGCCATCATCCGAGCCCGCGTCCACCGCGACATGACCCGACGGCTCGGCATCAGCGGCCAGGCAGACGCTGAGACCTTCGTGGCCGTGGTGGCCGACCGCACGGACATCTCACCGCAGGTGCTGCGGGCCCTGCTGGTGGACCCCCTGCCCTACGACGATGCCGGCCTCGTCCGGTACGCCAACCTGGCGGGGCACACGGTGGCGCGCATCACCCAGCGCGTCACACCGCTGGGCCCACCGCCCGCTGGTACCCCGCCATCCGATCCCGACGATCCCCTCGACCAAGCGAGACCGACGTGA
- a CDS encoding vWA domain-containing protein yields MLDTEAFDRALEEDADDAATLLMMMAQATDEELRAKARALASSVVLDLARRGQPRQTGVGRLRRQPAERGGDLDIDASMEALVEGRAAGRPPQDLISADWSRPALALCLLIDTSGSMEGSRLATAALTAAACALRAPGDHAVVTFSRHAEVLRPMDSTSTPESVVDRILSLRGHGVTSVRAALEAAGAQLARTRAQRRVAVLLSDCRSTDDQDPTAVAGALEELVILAPAEDHEQAEALARSAGARWVPLAGAAEAPSALRHLLT; encoded by the coding sequence GTGCTGGACACCGAGGCGTTCGATCGGGCGCTGGAGGAAGACGCCGACGACGCGGCCACGCTGCTGATGATGATGGCGCAGGCCACCGATGAGGAACTGCGGGCCAAGGCGAGGGCCCTGGCGAGCTCCGTGGTCCTGGATCTCGCTCGACGAGGCCAGCCACGGCAGACGGGCGTCGGGAGACTCCGGCGCCAGCCCGCGGAGCGCGGTGGCGATCTGGACATCGACGCCTCGATGGAGGCACTGGTGGAGGGTCGGGCGGCCGGACGGCCACCGCAGGATCTGATCAGTGCCGATTGGTCGCGGCCCGCACTCGCGCTGTGTCTGCTGATCGACACGTCGGGCTCGATGGAGGGGTCGCGTCTGGCCACGGCGGCCCTGACGGCGGCGGCCTGCGCGCTGCGCGCGCCCGGCGACCACGCGGTGGTGACGTTCTCCCGGCACGCAGAGGTGCTCCGACCGATGGACAGCACGTCCACACCGGAGTCCGTGGTCGACCGGATCCTGTCCCTGCGAGGGCACGGCGTGACGTCGGTGAGGGCGGCTCTGGAGGCGGCAGGTGCGCAGCTGGCGCGGACCCGAGCGCAGCGGCGGGTCGCCGTACTGCTGAGCGACTGTCGGTCGACGGACGACCAGGACCCGACTGCGGTCGCGGGTGCGCTGGAGGAGTTGGTCATCCTGGCCCCGGCGGAGGACCACGAGCAGGCGGAGGCGTTGGCCCGGTCGGCGGGCGCTCGTTGGGTCCCGCTGGCCGGTGCGGCCGAGGCGCCGAGCGCGCTGCGTCACCTCCTGACGTAG
- a CDS encoding cell wall-binding repeat-containing protein, with amino-acid sequence MRTRSLTLLIATALITALLAAPAGADSFELRLAGQVSEATSQASDSFAVQGCFTDAEGDTTRGLSGPVEAVPQADISVFCIDYNAGGLDLAVTVPDGTDPNVDPQWDRSTRTSISLGYLAANGEEREVQLSEQNSDTFRTIVLADRNGTTELVCEAPATFASSAYVTNIPAGCLGGGAELEILTQMLYQTAAGDSVYDFVPARGVLLTVPLDTPAGGDRIMRFEGPTRIETANAISQATFADGEADGVLIALARNFPDAVVGAPLAVANNAPLLLAENDSVSQSVRDEALRAMGGPGDVVLLGGTAALQEVVATTLESDGHTVTRAAGDSRFSTSVEVARQANPAPETIVLVFGGDFPEALLAGAIAPGLGGVAVLVDRGGVPSVVQDYLDANPDARTFALGTVADEVVPDADTSAFSPTPSTLSSLLLQLYPEGSAITMASSEEFPDGLAGGAYAARNGLPLILSPESAMETLVLQELSEFGPVPSITMFGGNAALSDTVAGQASSFLQ; translated from the coding sequence ATGCGAACACGCTCGCTCACGTTGCTGATCGCGACGGCACTGATCACCGCGCTGCTGGCCGCTCCGGCAGGAGCCGACAGCTTCGAGTTGCGGCTCGCGGGCCAGGTGTCGGAGGCCACGTCACAGGCCAGCGACTCCTTCGCCGTGCAGGGCTGCTTCACCGACGCCGAGGGCGACACGACCCGTGGGCTCAGCGGACCGGTCGAGGCTGTCCCGCAGGCCGACATCTCCGTCTTCTGCATCGACTACAACGCGGGCGGATTGGACCTGGCCGTCACCGTTCCCGACGGCACCGATCCGAACGTCGATCCGCAGTGGGACCGCAGCACGCGCACCAGCATCTCCCTCGGATACCTGGCGGCCAACGGCGAGGAGCGCGAGGTCCAGCTGAGCGAGCAGAACAGCGACACCTTCCGCACGATCGTGCTCGCGGACCGGAACGGGACCACCGAGCTGGTCTGTGAGGCTCCCGCCACCTTCGCGAGCAGCGCGTACGTGACCAACATCCCGGCCGGTTGCCTGGGCGGGGGCGCCGAGCTCGAGATCCTGACCCAGATGCTCTACCAGACGGCGGCCGGGGACTCGGTGTACGACTTCGTCCCCGCCCGTGGCGTGTTGCTGACCGTGCCGCTTGACACACCCGCGGGTGGCGACCGGATCATGCGATTCGAAGGACCAACTCGCATCGAGACAGCCAATGCCATCTCGCAGGCGACGTTCGCTGACGGGGAGGCCGATGGCGTGCTGATCGCACTGGCCCGGAACTTCCCCGATGCGGTGGTCGGTGCGCCACTGGCCGTGGCGAACAACGCGCCGCTGCTGCTCGCCGAGAACGACAGCGTGTCGCAGTCCGTCCGCGACGAGGCCCTGCGTGCCATGGGCGGGCCGGGGGACGTGGTGCTGCTGGGTGGGACGGCCGCCCTCCAGGAGGTGGTGGCGACGACGCTCGAGTCCGACGGCCACACGGTGACCCGAGCAGCCGGGGACAGTCGCTTCTCCACCTCCGTCGAGGTGGCGCGGCAGGCCAACCCCGCGCCGGAGACGATCGTGCTGGTGTTCGGCGGGGACTTCCCGGAGGCGCTGCTGGCTGGTGCGATCGCCCCCGGTCTGGGCGGTGTTGCCGTGCTGGTCGACCGGGGCGGGGTGCCGAGCGTCGTGCAGGACTACCTGGATGCCAATCCGGACGCTCGCACCTTCGCGCTGGGCACCGTGGCCGACGAAGTCGTGCCGGATGCTGACACCTCCGCCTTCAGCCCGACGCCCTCGACCCTCTCCTCGCTGCTCCTGCAGTTGTATCCCGAAGGCTCGGCGATCACGATGGCGAGTTCGGAGGAGTTCCCAGATGGTTTGGCCGGCGGCGCCTACGCGGCACGCAACGGCCTCCCGCTGATCCTCAGCCCCGAGTCGGCCATGGAGACCCTGGTCCTGCAGGAGCTGTCGGAGTTCGGGCCGGTACCGTCGATCACCATGTTCGGCGGCAACGCCGCGCTCTCCGACACCGTCGCCGGACAGGCCAGCTCGTTCCTGCAGTGA
- a CDS encoding cell wall-binding repeat-containing protein, with translation MDRRRPAARRVVRGVLAVLLTLMAIGVGSAQAASAGLELTPGLQTPVIPPAAAPPSYAVAACIADPPADTVRGDGRREVVPEADVTEFCLDYGPDGLAVAVTVPAGTDPALDPTWDDFGASIGVLYDSVAGQPREIQLSTQGSTDELRYLVLEGRADPTLICEGSASFDDGVYAAQVPTACLNAPEVLRALGRMAYGIAAGPDGLVIDDVPGDGGFVDIPLVAPEGADRVTRLAGPTRIETAVATSQASFADGQADGVLIALADNYPDALVAAPLAVARNAPILLSFADDVPAGTRAEALRALGGPGSVTLLGGTAALSDTVVEILREDGHAVTRVAGDSRFSTSVAVAEASTSEPSTIWLAFGGNYPDALLAGAAAPPTDGVAVLVDGAGIPGVVQAYLDAHPAAEVVAVGPVAARWAPTGADRVSDLTPSATSALLLRRQGAGGELPVEVTVASADDFPDGLTGGAYAARRGVPLLLSPRDVLEASITTVLAGEEPLQQVTLFGGTAALSDVVAGQLAAYLVD, from the coding sequence ATGGACCGACGCCGCCCAGCCGCGAGACGGGTGGTTCGCGGCGTCCTCGCGGTGCTCCTGACGCTCATGGCGATCGGCGTCGGTTCGGCTCAAGCAGCGAGTGCTGGCCTCGAGCTCACCCCCGGTCTGCAGACGCCGGTCATCCCACCCGCCGCGGCTCCGCCGTCCTACGCCGTGGCTGCCTGCATCGCCGACCCACCAGCCGACACGGTGCGGGGCGACGGCCGCCGCGAGGTCGTTCCCGAGGCCGACGTGACCGAGTTCTGCCTCGACTACGGGCCCGATGGACTGGCCGTCGCAGTCACCGTCCCGGCTGGCACCGATCCCGCCCTCGACCCGACCTGGGACGACTTCGGAGCCAGCATCGGGGTCCTCTACGACAGCGTGGCCGGCCAGCCGCGCGAGATCCAGCTGAGCACGCAAGGGTCGACGGACGAACTCCGCTACCTTGTGCTCGAGGGTCGGGCTGATCCGACGTTGATCTGTGAGGGGTCGGCGTCGTTCGACGACGGGGTGTACGCGGCGCAGGTGCCGACGGCCTGCCTGAACGCCCCGGAGGTGCTGCGGGCCCTCGGGCGGATGGCCTATGGCATAGCGGCCGGCCCGGACGGGCTCGTGATCGACGATGTCCCCGGCGATGGGGGGTTCGTGGACATCCCACTGGTCGCACCGGAGGGTGCCGACCGGGTGACCAGGCTGGCCGGGCCGACCCGTATCGAGACGGCCGTCGCAACCTCCCAGGCCTCCTTCGCCGACGGGCAGGCCGATGGGGTCCTCATCGCCCTGGCGGACAACTATCCCGATGCGCTGGTGGCCGCGCCGTTGGCTGTCGCGCGCAACGCGCCCATCCTGCTGAGCTTCGCCGACGACGTCCCCGCCGGCACCCGTGCCGAGGCGCTGCGGGCCCTGGGAGGCCCGGGATCGGTCACGCTGCTCGGCGGAACCGCGGCGCTCTCGGACACGGTCGTGGAGATCCTCCGAGAGGACGGGCATGCGGTGACCCGCGTGGCTGGGGACAGCCGCTTCTCCACCTCCGTCGCGGTGGCCGAGGCGTCCACCTCGGAGCCGAGCACGATCTGGCTGGCCTTCGGTGGCAACTACCCCGACGCGCTGCTGGCGGGCGCCGCCGCACCACCCACCGATGGCGTCGCAGTCCTGGTGGACGGAGCCGGCATCCCCGGAGTGGTCCAGGCCTACCTCGACGCCCATCCCGCCGCCGAGGTGGTCGCAGTCGGGCCGGTGGCCGCTCGGTGGGCGCCTACGGGTGCGGACCGGGTGAGCGATCTGACGCCCTCGGCGACGTCGGCGCTCCTGCTGCGACGTCAGGGTGCAGGCGGTGAGCTACCGGTCGAGGTGACCGTGGCCAGTGCCGATGACTTCCCCGACGGCCTGACCGGTGGGGCCTACGCCGCGCGGCGGGGAGTGCCGCTGCTGCTATCCCCGCGAGACGTGCTCGAGGCGTCCATCACGACCGTCCTGGCCGGGGAGGAGCCGCTGCAGCAGGTCACGCTGTTCGGCGGCACCGCGGCCCTGTCGGACGTGGTCGCCGGGCAGCTCGCCGCGTACCTCGTCGACTAG
- a CDS encoding (2Fe-2S) ferredoxin domain-containing protein: MAKPSKFVFVCINERDPEHPRPSCFPLGGADIFNALREEQGRRRNDDVKVVAALCLEACRVGPVVGVYPDDVYYGGVTEDDVPAIMDHLEGDEPVRFLKIGDADFRYKG; the protein is encoded by the coding sequence ATGGCCAAGCCATCGAAGTTCGTGTTCGTCTGCATCAACGAGCGGGACCCTGAGCACCCCCGCCCGTCGTGCTTCCCGCTGGGCGGGGCCGACATCTTCAACGCCCTCCGGGAGGAGCAGGGCCGGCGCCGCAACGACGACGTCAAGGTGGTGGCGGCCCTGTGCCTCGAGGCCTGTCGCGTCGGCCCGGTCGTGGGCGTCTACCCCGACGATGTCTACTACGGCGGGGTCACCGAGGACGACGTCCCCGCCATCATGGACCACCTGGAGGGGGACGAGCCCGTCCGGTTCCTCAAGATCGGCGACGCCGACTTCCGCTACAAGGGCTAG
- a CDS encoding phospho-sugar mutase: protein MSIDRAQVLAWMDEDPDPETREELQALLDIDDEAGLEDRFGERLEFGTAGIRGALGAGPNRMNRALVRRVTAGLADRLNQAAGAAGARGVVVGRDARHKSDAFAADAAVVLAGAGLGVWKFSDIVPTPLVAYAVRTLEAAAGVMVTASHNPPADNGYKVFGPGGRQIVSPLDEEISAAIDAVESLNDVPLAQPDDDLIWTVPADVPEQYLSQVVALVGGPAERRITIVYSAMHGVAGAMCLRALDEAGFIDVHAVAEQFEPDPDFPTVSFPNPEEPGAMDASIALAQEVEADLIVANDPDGDRIAVGFRTAGGYRMLTGDEIGVLLAEDILARGAMTQGRTPAVATTVVSSSLLSKVAAHHDAEYAETLTGFKWLAVAAIDAEDRDAIMVLSYEQALGVCVGDLVRDKDGISGIVAMADLADRLAADGRTLGDLLDDLTIRHGAHVTQGRSVMLEGDDGEVLVQAALDRLRSNPPTSLGESPVIQVWDHDAGVVTSADGTVEPIDLPPTPLLRYVAEDGTRVMVRPSGTEPKLKFYGEAVHHTKSNDPTAARHAAAGKVGAVLDAFMARAQGGAKV from the coding sequence ATGTCGATTGACCGTGCCCAGGTTCTGGCCTGGATGGACGAGGACCCGGACCCCGAGACCCGCGAGGAACTGCAGGCCCTCCTGGACATCGACGACGAGGCTGGCCTCGAGGACCGCTTCGGTGAGCGGCTCGAGTTCGGCACCGCCGGCATCCGAGGCGCGCTGGGCGCCGGCCCCAACCGGATGAACCGGGCGTTGGTCCGGCGGGTGACCGCCGGACTGGCGGACCGACTGAACCAGGCCGCCGGTGCCGCCGGCGCCAGAGGGGTCGTCGTCGGCCGGGACGCCCGCCACAAGAGCGATGCGTTCGCCGCCGACGCCGCGGTGGTCCTGGCCGGCGCGGGGCTTGGCGTGTGGAAGTTCTCCGACATCGTGCCGACCCCGCTCGTTGCCTACGCGGTCCGCACGCTCGAAGCCGCCGCCGGTGTGATGGTCACCGCCAGCCACAACCCTCCAGCCGACAACGGGTACAAGGTCTTCGGCCCGGGGGGTAGGCAGATCGTCTCTCCGCTGGACGAGGAGATCTCCGCCGCGATCGACGCGGTCGAGTCGCTGAACGACGTCCCCCTGGCCCAGCCCGATGACGACCTCATCTGGACGGTGCCGGCCGACGTCCCGGAGCAGTACCTGAGCCAGGTCGTGGCACTCGTCGGGGGCCCGGCCGAGCGGCGGATCACGATCGTCTACAGCGCCATGCACGGCGTCGCTGGCGCCATGTGCCTGCGGGCCCTCGACGAGGCGGGGTTCATCGACGTGCACGCTGTGGCCGAGCAGTTCGAGCCCGACCCGGACTTCCCGACGGTGTCCTTCCCCAACCCCGAGGAGCCCGGTGCGATGGACGCCTCCATCGCCCTCGCCCAGGAGGTGGAGGCCGATCTCATTGTCGCCAACGACCCCGATGGCGACCGCATCGCCGTGGGCTTCCGCACTGCCGGTGGGTACCGGATGTTGACCGGCGACGAGATCGGCGTGCTCCTCGCCGAGGACATCCTCGCGCGCGGGGCCATGACGCAAGGCCGGACGCCGGCCGTGGCCACGACTGTTGTCTCCTCCTCCCTCCTCAGCAAGGTTGCGGCCCACCACGACGCCGAGTACGCCGAGACCCTGACCGGCTTCAAGTGGCTGGCCGTCGCCGCGATCGACGCCGAGGACCGCGACGCGATCATGGTCCTGTCCTACGAGCAGGCGCTCGGCGTGTGCGTCGGGGACCTCGTCCGCGACAAGGATGGCATCAGCGGGATCGTGGCGATGGCCGACCTGGCCGACCGGCTGGCTGCGGACGGGAGGACCCTCGGCGACCTGCTGGACGACCTGACGATCCGGCACGGCGCCCACGTCACCCAGGGCCGGTCGGTGATGCTCGAAGGCGACGACGGCGAGGTGCTGGTCCAAGCGGCGCTCGATCGCCTGCGGTCCAACCCGCCCACGTCGCTCGGGGAGTCACCGGTCATCCAGGTGTGGGACCACGACGCCGGAGTGGTGACCAGCGCCGACGGGACGGTCGAGCCGATCGACTTGCCTCCCACGCCGCTGCTGCGCTACGTCGCGGAGGATGGAACCCGCGTGATGGTCCGTCCCAGCGGCACGGAGCCGAAGCTGAAGTTCTACGGCGAGGCGGTGCACCACACCAAGTCGAACGATCCGACCGCAGCTCGCCACGCCGCCGCCGGCAAGGTCGGTGCCGTCCTGGACGCCTTCATGGCTCGGGCCCAGGGAGGCGCCAAGGTCTGA
- a CDS encoding DUF1905 domain-containing protein has protein sequence MATFSFTAPLWRWSARSTSWFFVSLPEDDADAIDAAFGGAAAGFGSIKVAVTIGSSTWQTSIFPSKEEATYVLPIKKAVRTAEGLDDGSTADVTLTVLVI, from the coding sequence GTGGCCACCTTCTCCTTCACCGCGCCGCTGTGGCGCTGGTCGGCACGATCGACGTCGTGGTTCTTCGTCAGCCTGCCGGAGGACGACGCCGATGCGATCGACGCGGCGTTCGGCGGGGCTGCTGCCGGGTTCGGGTCGATCAAGGTGGCGGTGACGATCGGTTCCTCGACGTGGCAGACGTCGATCTTTCCCTCGAAGGAGGAGGCGACCTACGTCCTGCCGATCAAGAAGGCCGTCCGGACGGCTGAGGGGTTGGACGACGGTTCGACGGCCGACGTCACCCTGACGGTGCTGGTGATCTGA
- a CDS encoding DUF4129 domain-containing protein, translated as MRITLAQSGPSDRLATPEEIRQVTEEVLARADYRAADDSTFLGRVLESFFEQLGRLLLRVDGTGGFNSVVAAVGLTLLVIALVVLLILFLRRFRRSETIQTVVEGPVGRPAASWADEAVRYENEGDLRQAMRCRYRETLARLAAADLVDEVPGRTTGEYRAATRSALPAAAPAFDAFTDQFEDVWYGGGRVDRAGLEQAKQHQADVAGHIPSRRGSRTTSGVGA; from the coding sequence ATGCGCATCACCCTTGCTCAGTCCGGACCGTCGGACCGTCTGGCCACGCCGGAGGAGATCAGGCAGGTCACAGAAGAGGTGCTGGCTCGGGCCGACTACCGGGCGGCGGACGACAGCACCTTCCTCGGGCGGGTCCTGGAGTCGTTCTTCGAGCAGCTCGGTCGACTGCTGCTGCGGGTCGACGGGACCGGCGGGTTCAACTCCGTCGTCGCCGCCGTCGGCCTGACCCTGCTGGTGATCGCACTGGTCGTGCTCCTGATCCTCTTCCTGCGGCGCTTCCGCCGGTCCGAGACAATCCAGACCGTGGTGGAGGGGCCCGTCGGCCGGCCCGCAGCCTCCTGGGCCGACGAAGCGGTCCGCTACGAGAACGAGGGTGATCTCCGCCAGGCCATGCGCTGTCGATATCGGGAGACCCTGGCACGACTGGCCGCCGCCGACCTGGTCGACGAGGTGCCCGGCCGCACGACCGGGGAGTACCGGGCCGCAACACGATCCGCCCTGCCCGCGGCGGCGCCGGCCTTCGATGCCTTCACCGACCAGTTCGAGGATGTGTGGTACGGCGGCGGCCGCGTCGATCGGGCAGGCCTGGAGCAGGCCAAGCAGCATCAGGCTGACGTCGCCGGGCACATCCCCAGCCGTCGGGGATCACGAACGACCAGTGGGGTGGGGGCGTGA
- a CDS encoding SDR family NAD(P)-dependent oxidoreductase has protein sequence MDLGLRDKVVAIAGGTSGLGQATARAMKAEGATVAVCGRDEQRVDAAASEEFDAQVCDVTDEAAAQAWIDGVAERHGALHVLVANAGGPPPGMATAFDLQGYRDAVELSLLSQINLTQAALPHLQAAGWGRVLFVTSKTVKQPLPGLALSNVARLGVVGYAKSLIADLDSQWRTAGTTGQITVNVLAPGSTRTGRLESMAGDDVEAGLAEMAADIPLGRVGLPEEFAAAATFLASEKASFVNGVVFPIDGGDIKGV, from the coding sequence ATGGATCTGGGACTGCGCGACAAGGTGGTGGCAATCGCCGGGGGGACCTCCGGCCTGGGGCAGGCGACCGCACGCGCCATGAAGGCGGAGGGTGCCACCGTGGCCGTGTGCGGCCGCGACGAGCAGCGGGTGGACGCCGCAGCAAGCGAGGAATTCGACGCCCAGGTCTGTGACGTCACCGATGAGGCGGCGGCCCAGGCCTGGATCGACGGCGTCGCCGAGCGGCACGGTGCCCTCCACGTCCTCGTCGCCAACGCCGGCGGACCGCCGCCCGGCATGGCCACCGCGTTCGACCTGCAGGGCTACCGTGACGCCGTCGAGCTCTCGCTGCTCAGCCAGATCAACCTGACCCAGGCGGCCCTGCCTCACCTGCAGGCTGCCGGCTGGGGACGGGTGCTGTTCGTGACCTCCAAGACCGTCAAGCAGCCCCTGCCCGGCCTGGCGCTGTCCAACGTCGCCCGCCTCGGTGTCGTCGGGTACGCCAAGTCCCTCATCGCGGACCTCGACAGCCAGTGGCGCACCGCCGGGACGACCGGTCAGATCACGGTGAACGTGCTGGCCCCCGGCTCGACTCGCACCGGACGGCTCGAGTCGATGGCAGGTGACGACGTGGAAGCCGGTCTGGCCGAGATGGCTGCCGACATCCCACTCGGGAGGGTCGGGTTGCCGGAGGAGTTCGCCGCCGCCGCCACGTTCCTGGCCAGCGAGAAGGCCTCGTTCGTCAACGGCGTGGTGTTCCCCATCGACGGCGGGGACATCAAGGGCGTCTGA
- the folP gene encoding dihydropteroate synthase, with the protein MSLRNRTFDFDREVAVMAIVNRTPDSFYDQGATFALESAVAHALDHVADGADILDVGGVKAGPGEEVTAQEELDRIIPFVERFRDRSDAVLSIDTFRPSVADAALRAGADIINDTSGLADPDLAPTVARFRDAGLVLMHSGGQIRTRPYRNHYVPDATTAIVADLSGLVEQAVAAGVDASKLIVDPGHDFRKNTLHSLEITRRLGELSALGHPVLVALSNKDFIGESLDLDLPDRVDASIGAAVTSVMLGARLVRVHETLATKRAVMMAEVIMGWREPARAWRGMA; encoded by the coding sequence ATGAGCCTGCGCAACCGGACCTTCGACTTCGACCGTGAGGTCGCCGTGATGGCCATCGTCAACCGCACGCCCGACTCCTTCTACGATCAGGGCGCCACGTTCGCGCTGGAGAGCGCAGTCGCCCATGCCCTGGACCATGTCGCCGACGGTGCGGACATCCTCGATGTCGGAGGGGTCAAGGCCGGACCCGGCGAGGAGGTGACCGCGCAAGAGGAGTTGGACCGCATCATCCCCTTCGTGGAGCGGTTCCGGGACCGCTCCGACGCGGTCCTGTCGATCGACACCTTCCGGCCGTCGGTGGCCGACGCCGCGCTGAGGGCCGGTGCCGACATCATCAACGACACCTCCGGCCTGGCCGATCCGGATCTCGCCCCCACGGTCGCGCGGTTTCGCGATGCGGGCCTGGTGCTGATGCACTCCGGTGGCCAGATCCGGACGCGCCCCTACCGCAACCACTACGTCCCAGACGCCACGACGGCGATCGTGGCTGACCTGTCGGGGCTGGTTGAGCAGGCCGTGGCCGCCGGTGTCGACGCCTCCAAGCTGATCGTCGACCCGGGCCACGACTTCCGGAAGAACACCCTGCACTCGCTGGAGATCACCCGTCGCCTGGGTGAGCTGTCCGCGTTGGGTCACCCGGTGCTGGTGGCCCTGTCGAACAAGGACTTCATCGGCGAGTCGCTGGACCTCGACCTGCCCGATCGGGTCGACGCGTCGATCGGTGCGGCCGTGACCTCGGTCATGCTGGGGGCCCGTCTGGTCCGGGTGCACGAGACCCTGGCGACCAAGCGGGCGGTGATGATGGCCGAGGTGATCATGGGCTGGCGGGAGCCAGCGAGGGCCTGGCGCGGGATGGCCTGA